A stretch of Streptomyces vietnamensis DNA encodes these proteins:
- a CDS encoding ADP-ribosyltransferase domain-containing protein has product MGVERALKVVLVDVNDEVVAAWKSAFADTPGVEIRQGSLLDVDVDAWVSPTNARGRMDGGVDAVVKRHLGAGVQVRVQRAIRERFGGSLPVGSAVCVPSGAAVPRYLISTPTMRQSSQNISDTMNVALACAAAFQAVHLQNLAKPGSIRSVALVGMGSRTGQVPAQVCANLMWTGYTLFHDHGFADYDELRAAVLGQLDDIEGAGPAQRVRIKVPEQASPAAPSDPLGLAELFAGGGEPWLPLLAPVIEAQPGATAFIGPKRSPEVVPVRELTFQALKPHPPHKWKVVAFGQNPYPRAESATGIAMFDNTFHDWKDSQFGRVVSIRCIIKAAAMWKYGIAKKTPIADVRALLKKEDTVQPPEWFQAMLTQGVLLLNASLTASADGAVPTDRHTSFWRPVAEQIVEEILRAKQDADEADRGVVFAWWGAHARSLKRVVQRLEKKYPGVEVRHLDHANPAAQGDVFCEGDHFAQVNDALAAVGAEPVDWLPSKGWDRHTTDAAGSERMGAFIASTMELHQLYLERLTSVKDEGLVLPPITGVFDTPVMDFRKAVEPVTKVLANLDRYVERSTRFAETKVAEAETGLSADAISALYLYTCESAFYREINAVLRSPDRERLEPYLPYLRLLFSAVADLPAQTRPLWRGVALDLRSQYPLGRTVTWWGVSSCTSEPSVARAFLGSRGRRTLFEVTPARAVGIRRFSAFTGEEEYILAPGTQLKVTEVTNERGGLCTVRLTELEGQGLVS; this is encoded by the coding sequence GTGGGTGTCGAGCGTGCGTTGAAGGTCGTCCTCGTCGACGTCAACGACGAGGTGGTGGCGGCCTGGAAGTCCGCGTTCGCGGACACGCCCGGGGTCGAGATCCGGCAGGGTTCTCTTCTCGACGTGGACGTCGACGCGTGGGTGTCCCCCACCAATGCCCGGGGCCGGATGGACGGAGGGGTCGACGCCGTCGTCAAGCGGCACCTCGGCGCCGGTGTCCAGGTGCGGGTGCAGCGGGCGATCCGCGAGCGGTTCGGCGGAAGCCTGCCGGTGGGCAGCGCGGTGTGCGTCCCCTCCGGGGCGGCCGTGCCGCGGTATCTGATCTCGACGCCGACCATGCGGCAGTCCTCGCAGAACATCAGCGACACGATGAACGTGGCGCTGGCGTGCGCGGCCGCCTTCCAGGCGGTGCACCTGCAGAACCTGGCGAAGCCCGGCAGCATCCGGTCGGTGGCCCTCGTCGGGATGGGCTCGCGGACGGGGCAGGTGCCCGCGCAGGTGTGTGCCAATCTGATGTGGACGGGCTACACCCTGTTCCACGACCACGGGTTCGCGGACTACGACGAGTTGCGGGCGGCGGTACTGGGCCAGCTGGACGACATCGAGGGTGCGGGGCCGGCGCAGCGGGTGCGGATCAAGGTGCCGGAGCAGGCTTCGCCCGCCGCGCCGTCGGATCCGCTGGGACTGGCCGAGCTGTTCGCCGGCGGCGGTGAGCCGTGGCTGCCGCTGCTCGCCCCGGTGATCGAGGCGCAGCCGGGGGCCACCGCCTTCATCGGTCCGAAGCGGAGCCCGGAGGTGGTGCCGGTGCGCGAGCTGACGTTCCAGGCGCTGAAGCCGCATCCGCCGCACAAGTGGAAGGTGGTCGCCTTCGGGCAGAACCCGTACCCGCGGGCGGAGAGCGCCACCGGCATCGCCATGTTCGACAACACCTTCCACGACTGGAAGGACAGCCAGTTCGGCCGGGTGGTCAGCATCCGCTGCATCATCAAGGCGGCCGCGATGTGGAAGTACGGCATCGCGAAGAAGACGCCGATCGCCGATGTCCGGGCCCTGCTGAAGAAGGAGGACACGGTTCAGCCGCCGGAGTGGTTCCAGGCGATGCTCACCCAGGGCGTGCTCCTGCTGAACGCGTCCCTCACCGCGAGCGCGGACGGGGCGGTGCCGACCGACCGGCACACGTCCTTCTGGCGGCCCGTCGCCGAGCAGATCGTCGAGGAGATCCTCCGGGCGAAGCAGGACGCCGACGAGGCGGACCGCGGGGTGGTGTTCGCCTGGTGGGGCGCGCACGCCCGGAGCCTGAAGAGGGTCGTCCAGCGGCTCGAGAAGAAGTACCCGGGGGTCGAGGTCCGGCACCTGGACCACGCGAATCCGGCCGCGCAGGGGGACGTCTTCTGCGAGGGGGACCACTTCGCCCAGGTGAACGACGCCCTGGCGGCGGTGGGGGCCGAGCCGGTCGACTGGCTGCCGAGCAAGGGGTGGGACCGGCACACGACCGACGCGGCCGGCTCCGAGCGCATGGGCGCGTTCATCGCGTCGACGATGGAGCTGCACCAGCTCTATCTGGAGCGGCTCACGAGCGTCAAGGACGAGGGGCTCGTCCTGCCGCCGATCACCGGGGTGTTCGACACGCCGGTGATGGACTTCCGGAAGGCGGTCGAACCGGTGACGAAGGTGCTCGCGAACCTCGACCGGTACGTGGAGCGGTCGACCCGGTTCGCGGAGACGAAGGTGGCGGAGGCGGAGACCGGCTTGTCCGCGGACGCGATCTCGGCTCTGTACCTGTACACGTGCGAGTCGGCGTTCTACCGCGAGATCAACGCCGTGCTGCGGTCCCCGGACCGGGAGCGCCTCGAGCCGTATCTGCCGTACCTGCGCCTGCTGTTCTCGGCCGTGGCCGACCTGCCGGCGCAGACGCGACCCCTGTGGCGCGGCGTGGCCCTGGACCTGCGCTCCCAGTATCCCCTCGGCCGCACGGTGACGTGGTGGGGTGTCTCCTCGTGCACGTCCGAGCCCAGCGTGGCGCGGGCCTTCCTGGGCAGCCGCGGCCGGCGGACCCTGTTCGAGGTGACGCCGGCGCGTGCGGTGGGCATCCGTCGGTTCTCCGCGTTCACGGGCGAGGAGGAGTACATCCTCGCCCCGGGCACCCAGCTGAAGGTGACGGAGGTGACGAACGAGCGCGGCGGCCTGTGCACCGTACGACTGACCGAGCTGGAGGGCCAGGGCCTGGTGTCCTAG
- a CDS encoding PadR family transcriptional regulator has translation MALDHAILVSLLEKPGSGYELARRFERSIGYFWTATHQQIYRVLKRMESDGWVDVRDVPQQGRPDKKEYSVAGPGRDALSAWLHEPIEPESVRHDLAVKIRGAAFDDPAALIGEVERHRQAHTDRLAHYLAGEARDFGEPSAGPLDAERELQHAVLRGGIAYERMMLAWLDDVLATLARFEAAR, from the coding sequence ATGGCGCTCGACCACGCGATCCTCGTGTCCCTGCTCGAGAAGCCCGGATCCGGCTACGAGCTGGCCCGGCGCTTCGAGCGGTCCATCGGATACTTCTGGACCGCCACCCACCAGCAGATCTACCGCGTGCTCAAGCGCATGGAGAGCGACGGCTGGGTGGACGTCCGGGACGTGCCGCAGCAGGGGCGCCCGGACAAGAAGGAGTACTCCGTCGCCGGGCCCGGCCGGGACGCGCTCTCCGCCTGGCTGCACGAACCGATCGAGCCCGAGAGCGTGCGGCACGACCTCGCGGTGAAGATCCGGGGAGCCGCCTTCGACGATCCGGCCGCACTGATCGGCGAGGTCGAGCGGCACCGGCAGGCGCACACGGACCGGCTGGCCCACTATCTCGCGGGCGAGGCGCGGGACTTCGGGGAACCGTCGGCCGGTCCGCTCGACGCCGAGCGCGAGCTCCAGCACGCCGTGCTGCGCGGCGGCATCGCGTACGAGCGGATGATGCTCGCCTGGCTCGACGACGTCCTCGCCACCCTCGCCCGGTTCGAAGCCGCCCGCTGA
- a CDS encoding acyl-CoA dehydrogenase family protein gives MADPLLFNPHTYDPAHFDPETRRLLRATVDWFEARGKRRIIEDYRTRAWLGDFLAFAAEEGLFATFLTPSAAAGEGEGDKRWDTARIAALNEILGFYGLDYWYAWQVTILGLGPVWQSDNAAARARAAELLSQGEVFAFGLSEKSHGADIYSTDMLLTPDGDGGFRATGSKYYIGNGNAAGLVSVFGRRTDVEGPDGYVFFAADSRHPAYHLVKNVVDSSKYVSEFRLEEYPVAAEDVLHTGRAAFDAALNTVNVGKFNLCTASIGICEHAMYEAVTHAQNRILYGRPVTVFPHVRRELTDAYVRLVGMKLFSDRAVDYFRTAGPDDRRYLLFNPMTKMKVTTEGEKVIDLMWDVIAAKGFEKDNYFAEAAVEIRGLPKLEGTVHVNLALILKFMRNHLLDPVAYEPVPSRLDAADDAFLFRQGPARGLGSVRFHDWRPAYDTYAHVSNVARFREQADALCEFVLKAAPDEEQSRDLDLLLAVGQLFALVVHGQLVLEQAALTGLDEDVLDELFAVLVRDFSAHAVELHGKDSATEQQQLWALGAVRRPVVDEARSERVWQRVEALSGAYEMTP, from the coding sequence ATGGCCGACCCGCTGCTGTTCAACCCGCACACCTACGACCCCGCGCACTTCGACCCGGAGACCCGCCGACTCCTCCGCGCCACCGTCGACTGGTTCGAGGCGCGCGGCAAGCGCCGGATCATCGAGGACTACCGGACCCGCGCCTGGCTCGGCGACTTCCTCGCCTTCGCCGCGGAGGAGGGGCTCTTCGCGACCTTCCTGACGCCGTCCGCCGCCGCCGGTGAGGGCGAGGGCGACAAGCGCTGGGACACCGCCCGCATCGCCGCCCTCAACGAGATCCTCGGCTTCTACGGCCTCGACTACTGGTACGCCTGGCAGGTGACCATCCTCGGCCTCGGCCCGGTCTGGCAGAGCGACAACGCCGCCGCCCGCGCCCGCGCCGCCGAACTCCTCTCCCAGGGCGAGGTGTTTGCCTTCGGCCTCTCCGAGAAGTCGCACGGCGCCGACATCTACTCCACCGACATGCTGCTCACGCCCGACGGCGACGGCGGCTTCCGCGCCACCGGCTCCAAGTACTACATCGGCAACGGCAACGCCGCCGGGCTCGTCTCGGTCTTCGGCCGCCGCACCGACGTGGAGGGCCCCGACGGCTACGTCTTCTTCGCCGCCGACAGCCGCCACCCGGCGTACCACCTCGTCAAGAACGTCGTCGACTCCTCGAAGTACGTCAGCGAGTTCCGCCTGGAGGAGTACCCGGTCGCCGCCGAGGACGTCCTGCACACCGGCCGCGCCGCCTTCGACGCCGCCCTCAACACCGTCAACGTCGGCAAGTTCAACCTGTGCACCGCCTCGATCGGCATCTGCGAGCACGCGATGTACGAGGCCGTCACCCACGCGCAGAACCGCATCCTGTACGGCCGGCCGGTCACCGTCTTCCCGCACGTGCGGCGCGAGTTGACCGACGCGTACGTCCGGCTCGTCGGCATGAAGCTGTTCAGCGACCGCGCCGTCGACTACTTCCGCACCGCGGGCCCCGACGACCGCCGCTACCTCCTCTTCAACCCGATGACGAAGATGAAGGTGACCACGGAGGGCGAGAAGGTCATCGACCTGATGTGGGACGTCATCGCCGCCAAGGGCTTCGAGAAGGACAACTACTTCGCCGAGGCCGCCGTGGAGATCCGCGGCCTGCCGAAGCTGGAGGGCACGGTCCACGTCAACCTGGCGCTGATCCTGAAGTTCATGCGCAACCACCTCCTCGACCCGGTCGCGTACGAGCCCGTTCCGAGCCGTCTGGACGCGGCCGACGACGCGTTCCTCTTCCGCCAGGGTCCCGCCCGCGGTCTCGGCTCGGTCCGCTTCCACGACTGGCGCCCGGCCTACGACACGTACGCCCACGTGTCCAACGTCGCCCGCTTCCGCGAACAGGCCGACGCGCTCTGCGAGTTCGTGCTCAAGGCCGCCCCCGACGAGGAGCAGAGCCGCGACCTGGACCTGCTCCTCGCCGTCGGCCAGCTCTTCGCGCTCGTCGTCCACGGGCAGCTGGTCCTGGAGCAGGCCGCCCTGACCGGCCTCGACGAGGACGTCCTCGACGAGCTGTTCGCCGTCCTCGTCCGCGACTTCTCCGCGCACGCGGTCGAGCTGCACGGCAAGGACTCCGCGACCGAGCAGCAGCAGCTCTGGGCGCTCGGCGCCGTCCGGCGCCCCGTCGTCGACGAGGCGCGGTCGGAGCGCGTCTGGCAGCGCGTCGAGGCGCTGTCGGGGGCGTACGAGATGACGCCCTGA